One Bacteroidota bacterium genomic window, TTTTTCCGGTTCACCAATAATTTCTGCAATTCCGGTAAGAATTTTACGGTTATTCACTTTTATGGTAACACCAATTCCAAGGCGAGCATACACTTCATCCATTATTTGAACAAGTTCAACCTCATTTAAAAGCGAATCACTCCCTATTATATCAGCATCGCACTGAAAAAACTCTCTGTAACGTCCTTTTTGGGGCCTGTCTGCTCTCCAAACCGGTTGTATCTGGTATCTTTTAAAAGGAAAAGTAATTTCATTCCGGTGCTGAACTATGTACCTGGCAAAAGGCACAGTAAGATCATAACGCAAAGCTTTTTCGGCAATATCTTTTAAAATTACTTTGGATGGAAGAATTGAATCTGCAGCAACCTCTTTGATTGCAGTTGAATTTTCAATTACAGACTGCAAAGTTTCTTTAGGAATTTGAACTTTGGATAAAAAATCCCCTGAATTTAAGATTTTAAAAATCAGTTGATCACCCTCCTCACCATATTTTCCTGTTAATGTGGAAAGATTCTCCATGGAAGGAGTTTCAATGGGCATGAATCCAAAAAGCTGGTAAACTGTTCGAATAGTATCAAAAATATAATTTCTCCTGACCATTTGTTCAGGAGAAAAATCACGTGTTCCTTTTGGTATGGATGGTTTTTGGGCCATTTATTTATGTTTAAAACTTTCAAAGTTAATGAATTCATCAAGTTATTTAAAGGAATTATCCAAGGATAATGTAAAAGGTGACTAAAAATTTTGCGTTTTTTGAATGATATGGTAAAAAAACTTTGTGGGCAAGAAATTATGGAAGCTAGGGTTCAACTAAAAATTAAATGAATTAGGTTTGAAAATCTCGCTGAAATTAATTGAAATATAAGTAAATACAAGAAAAATTACAATTGAATTTCCGGCACAAAATTTTCTTATTTAACTATAAAATCAAAAAAAATGGCTAAATACGGTAAAAAAGCACAGGAGAAAGTTGAAAAAGCAATGCATGAAATGAAGCGCGGAGAGTTAAAATCAGGATCAGGAAAGAAAGTTAAAAGCAAAAAACAAGCAATAGCAATAGGCCTTTCAGAAGCAAAAAAGGAAGGCGGAAAAGTTCCTTCAAAAAAGTAAAAATGCTTAAAAACCTGATCGGTTCTGCGTTAACCCTAATGCTAATTATTTTTTTCCGTTTATCATTATGGGTATATGATTCTAGAATTTATAGGATTGGAATTTAATAGTTTGCTAAGGCAAAGTTTCAACCTTTTTTGGTAAATTCCTTTGATGGTTTAAAGAATTCTATTTGCAATCAATCTAATTCAATGAATATTTAAGCGCTGAAGAATTAAGGGCGTCTTGACCGGCTATCTATTTTAGAATAACTTTCCCGGATTTAATAACCTGGTTTTCATTTCTAAAGCTGTAAAAGTATATTCCTCTTTCAAGAGATCCTACATGAACAAATGAAAGCATTGCTTTTAATTCCTGTTCCAATACTTTTCTACCCATAATATCATGCAAATCAAACATTAAAGGCAAAGTTAAATCTGTAGCCTTTAGCCAAATATGTTCTGTGGCTGGATTGGGATATAATTCTGGATTTTTATCTCTTGCATGTTCAGGCGCATCCAGGGCAATAAAGGGTGAACCATATGTTTGTACACCTTTTTTGTAGTAAATTAGCTTTTGTTCATTTATATTAAAGTTATAATAGCAAGAATAAAATGGGCCACCCAATCCTTTAACATAGAAATCATTGTTCATACATCCTGAAAAAATTATTTCTTTCCAGCAAGAATCTGATTCATTGCTTAAACCGAATAACGGAGTTTTTTGAAGGCGTGAATAATTTTTCATGGAAATTTCGCCTAATTCTGTTCCTTCCAAAAATGGTTCTAAAGGAAAATGGTCAAATAGAGGAAAAGGTTTAATGACTTTTATTAATGTATCGTGCGTGAATGATTGCACCTTATCTCCCATGTAATAATTTAATTCTTTGGCCCTCCGTGTTTCAACTTTATAAACAATTGAATCCTGAAAATCATATCTCTCTAAATACTTTTCAATGGTTTTAATTGTAGTAGAATAGGAAAAGCTACCATTATAGACCCCATTGTTATAGTACTCTGAATGTATTTCATCTCCTATTTGAAAATCATGAACCTGAAACCAAAGTAAATTTTGAATCCCAACCTGGGGGTCAGAAAGCCCTATAAGAGCATATTCCTGAAGTAAATCAATATAAAAAGGACTGAAGGAATACAGATGCGGGAACAAATTAAAGTTTAAGACTTTAACCCAACCATGGTTTTTGCTCAAAATGATCGTTTTGTTATTCAAATCATGATTCATTGGAACCATTGCCTTATCATACACTTTGAATTCGATTGTTTTGGTGGAATCTGATACCCCTACAAATGAAGAAAGTGTGATTTGTATAACTTTTGCGGTAATTACAATAGAATCCTGTATTTGGAATGCAGTCCAGGTTTCATTTAAACTGGCAATGGTCTTAATTTTTACAGTATCCTTGTCTTTATTAAAATATAAATTATACCCATCATTTTTTACAATCACCATACTGCCTAACCAAGATGGACCATAGGGTGTAAAACATTCACCATCAAAATTAATGTTGGGGGCCGGAAAAAAAATCGAGTCTGTTTGGGGCAATACCGAATCAATCCTGATACACCTAACATCTTTATTTGAATCT contains:
- a CDS encoding T9SS type A sorting domain-containing protein, giving the protein MKTAILIFLFLFNAMLLIAQNYQTVLSNRIGYFEDSNKDVRCIRIDSVLPQTDSIFFPAPNINFDGECFTPYGPSWLGSMVIVKNDGYNLYFNKDKDTVKIKTIASLNETWTAFQIQDSIVITAKVIQITLSSFVGVSDSTKTIEFKVYDKAMVPMNHDLNNKTIILSKNHGWVKVLNFNLFPHLYSFSPFYIDLLQEYALIGLSDPQVGIQNLLWFQVHDFQIGDEIHSEYYNNGVYNGSFSYSTTIKTIEKYLERYDFQDSIVYKVETRRAKELNYYMGDKVQSFTHDTLIKVIKPFPLFDHFPLEPFLEGTELGEISMKNYSRLQKTPLFGLSNESDSCWKEIIFSGCMNNDFYVKGLGGPFYSCYYNFNINEQKLIYYKKGVQTYGSPFIALDAPEHARDKNPELYPNPATEHIWLKATDLTLPLMFDLHDIMGRKVLEQELKAMLSFVHVGSLERGIYFYSFRNENQVIKSGKVILK